CAAATTTCCTCTATTTTGAGATCAATTTCTGGAGAATATTTATCAATGTGTTAATTTCATCTTCCGTTAATACATTAAGTTTTTCCTTAGTTACGTCAGCATATATTTTTTCAGCCTTCACTAAAATTTCCTTACCTTTTTCTGTCAGTTCTAATTGTATAATCCTCCTATCTTTTTCGCTTCTAACCCTCATAACTAAGCCTAATCTTTCTAACCTATCTACGGCGTACGTCATTGCAGATTTTGAAACTCCTAAAATGCTTGCAAGTTTAGCGGGAGTATAAGGAGATATGCTCAGCATTTTTATTATACCGACATCTAAAGCCGAAAGATCTCCCTCTCCTATTCTTTTTAACGCTTCACGATTTATTTCCTTATATATTATTGACATTATTCTTAAGACTTCAAGTTCTTTAGACTCTATTTCCTTC
This genomic interval from Acidianus sp. HS-5 contains the following:
- a CDS encoding MarR family transcriptional regulator produces the protein MKEIESKELEVLRIMSIIYKEINREALKRIGEGDLSALDVGIIKMLSISPYTPAKLASILGVSKSAMTYAVDRLERLGLVMRVRSEKDRRIIQLELTEKGKEILVKAEKIYADVTKEKLNVLTEDEINTLINILQKLISK